The genomic window GATCAGTGTGTGGTCTACACAAAACTCATGATACAAAAATAACTTTGTTACATCCACGTTTGTTAATAATACTGTGTACATTACACGTTCTACTTCGACTTGGCCATGGTGATGAAATCTCAACAGATGGCCTTGACAGCTAAGTACACAACTTCACACGTTGAGTTGGCAGAGCCGTTCAGGCAGTTCACAACTTGTCAGATGGAAAGGCAtttctaaaacattaaaaatacagaatttttatttacattatgtatTTATATACGTGTCCGCTTCAATTTAATCGAGTTGGTGAATAAAGCATTCAGGCCCATTTTCCAACAAAgacaaattattttggtattgtGTGGCTACACtgcaaaatatttaatagaaaGGTAAATGGTTGGGTAAATGTATTTACGTCGGAATTTAATGGTACGATTTGATAGGGTTATTATCAGCTGTTGCTCAGAGTGGTGAAATGTGAATTGACGTGGAAAATGAAATCGCCTCGCTTGCAGTTACGTCAAATAATACTATGTGtcgattgtaaaaaaaatttttaaacgacaGTTACGGATTGCTTGTAAAATTGAAAAGCAGAATTCCATActgaattattttactttattgaAATCGGTCAAAGAAAAATCTTCTCTTTGATAGCTTCTGAATGGCTAGATACTTTGTGCATTTACAATTAATGCAATGAATTTTCTCAGGTAACCCCGAAATAATttcctagtgtttttttttttttaatctgtataaaTACTTATCTGTAATTGGAATTGCCTGAATGACTAGAGACCATAATGGATAACCAGAATACAAACGCTGTTGATCACCCTTCATTACGTAATTACTTTTCTCAGGATACTTCAGTATCACAAGCATCCACTTTTTTTGACCGATTGCCATCTGCAAATGGCCCAGCAATGATGACTAGTGTGCGAGAAAGTGCATCCTCACACGATTTGTTTAAAGCTGCGAATAGTCAGTCATTTCCCATCCAGTCTTCTCTATCAACACCTCTTACTTCTGCAATGACAACGGTGTCTTCGACAACCATCATGGAAAACTTTCGACAGCCTCTCAAAACAGACAGCGATTGTAAGCCGGAGCAGGGTGCAGACTTGGTCCCGGATGTCAGTAATGGTTTAGACTGCAAAACTTTGGTCAAGGAAGAGCCTGTTGTTTGCAAAATTTTCTCTCAAGAAGCCTGTAAAAACtctgacaaaaatttttttgacttGATCAGCCCTGCCTCTAATCAACAGTTTGCAACATCAGCACCTCCATCGAAACCAAGTTTGGATCTGATAATACCTGGGCTATCAACAAGCGTAGCCAGCAGTATGATGACCAGCCCAGACTTCTCCTCCACGACGGGTGGATCATTCCCGACATCTTCACCTCTTGTGACCCCCACACCTCCCGGCGAGATGCTGGAGCCGATCCTAAGTGACAGTGCTTTTGGAAAAAGTTCCGGTGCTCACCCGAGTGAAGTGGACAGGCGGAGGGATGCGTGGATACCGTGTGATCGCACCAGACAAGCGCTAATCGCAGTGGCAACCTCGTCGCCCGGGAGCTACACTCCTGACAGAGAGCTGCTGACAATGCCTGGTGTCGTCATGGAAGGTAACATGGTGAGTATCGAGAGAGCAGTGGATCTCCTAACTTGTAACTTCAAACAGTGGTGCCTTCAAAGGTCATTACAGCACCTCTACGTCTTTATGAGTTTTACATTGTCAGcatatcattaaaatttaaattcatacatAAATCTTTTCaagcagaaaatttaaatatgtctTTTTTATATGTATATCAAAAGACACCATAAAAATAAAGTGACTacatttattagttttattataattatgtatgtattgCAACTCTTAGATCCAATTTTATAATGCTTTTCATCACATGGTTTCCAAGTAGACATAAACTCTAAAATGTTGAAACTAaaataatccttaaaaaaatctttaaagaaTTGATAAGTATCAGGCTGTGCTGTATGGAAGAAAGTGTTTTAATTTGTAGAAGTTATTTGTAACTGTGGTCTCGATAGCTAATCGCTCCAGTGTGACTCTGCAGGTCGACACTGTCCATGAGTTCGTCAATCACCTCCTGGGAGAAGCGGAGGCAGCCAAGCGCCAAGTCCTCACCGCCAACGACGTGACACAAGATGTACGTGGTCTGCGGGAGCTCATCCAGGTGAGCGTTTTTATGTATAGTGAGCGAGGCCATTTCTCTAGTGTTTCATGAGGAGGACAATAAATAAAAGGCACCCTGCCATTATATACACATTGACACGTGTCTTTGAAGAGGTGCGGTGGTTGTTATGGTCAGAACACTCACCTACCGCCGAGGTGATTCGGGTTCGATTCGCAGCGGGGTCCAACCTTGATTTTCTCAAGTGGCTGAAGTTGCAAAGGCTATGAGTTTTCTCGTGATGCTATAGTTTCCTCCACCTGTTATTGCATTGCTGCACCATTACCCATCTTATCTCACCCCATGCATTCTCCAAGCTGGCCAAAATGACTGATCTGCCCCTCAGGTAGGGAAGCCGAATCCTATTAGTGTCAGCCCCATTACATCGATGCAGACCCTGCCCCAGGCGAGACACTACATGTcgattttcattttaatatgtgTGTGTGGCTTTGTGAGAATGCTGTTTGAATATAAGGGTAAGGATTTTTAGTTCTTATTGTACCTAATACTAGTCTGGTCAGTTTGCTCAATGGCTAGAGCTTCTGACCAGTGAGCTATGGGTGCTGGGTTCAATTCCTAGTCGAGTCTGAAATATTTCACTTGTGGGAAATTTCCTTCCTTTGTTCCTTCACCTACATACAGCGGAGGGGAGTGGCGAACCACCGCAGTATCATCTTGCCCAGTCTCTGTCCTAGTCACTCCATGGTCTTATCCCTATGGTAATGGCTGGGAATTGAAACTAGCTTACAAGTTGATGGACACATCGTCACATAATGTTTGTTAACTTGACAAAATAGtgcatgttttgttatgaggAGCAGGAATAGAATTTTGGTTGAAAGATTGAATGAAAAAATCTGTGAATGTGACCCCGTAGTTTGCTGCAGATGAGGAGACATATTTAGTGTGTAGATCATGGAGGTGTTAAAGAAATAGAAATGCCATCCTATTGACACACAGAAATATGTGCTTCTTACAATCTCTGAGATCACTGATATAGTTAGTGAGTTTATTTTAGCAAAGTTTAGTTTATTGCATACAATAGGATGTTATTTGTGTGTACAAGTTTGCTCGAAGATGTTAGACAAGTcctgtacaaaaataaaataatacactgACAACAAATTAAATATCAACATGAACAAATATTTCTTCTAATATTCATTTACTGAAATCACCACAGGCTCTGCAGAAAGTTTTGCTGGTCAGCAATcttcacatgtaaaaaaaattactaaatgatcAACACAATCTACAATTACAGTAGTGTAAACACCATATATCTCACAATCAAACCTTAAGTTTTATGAAAACTAATGTtacaaatatcaaaaatatttaaattaaaatcttaatCATATGTCATGTCAAATACTGCGTTACACAGTAAAGTATAATTTGCTGTGATGCTGTTGTAATGTATCCAACTAAATTacgttgttttttgtttgtttggacAGGCAGGTTGTTACAGAGCGGCTGTCAACCTCACGAGTCAGCTGCTGACAATCTACGGCCAAGGAGTCGGCAGGTCTGGACACCCCAGCAAGCACACGGTCCACTCTATACAGGTGCGGTGTGCAGCGCTGCCGAGTAGTTATTACTGATTACTTGATTAGACATCCCGTTGCGGAGTTACGGAGGGTTACTTATTTACTACGGAAACAGAGAGTCTGAGATTTTACTGGATTATTGAATGTCAGTAGAGTTTTAATAGAAATAGTAAATGGGGAAAATTGGGAAATTTTAAATGTAACCCAATAGAAAACACGAAAAATTgtactgaaataaaaacaaacagtaaAGATAAACGCTGAACAGACTTAAAACTCGGACAGCTGCAGTGAGACCTGGTGGCCAAGTTCAACAGCCGGAATCCACCCGAATAAACCTGAATGCAAGCCTCTGATTGGTGCTGGATTACTGAATTCGTTGAACCTTAGAATGCCAGATATGTCCTTTCACTGTACTTTACAGTTGTGTTTGTTGTTAAAGCAGACTGGCAGCACTAGACATTTATTCTGTACTAGACGCCTAATGTGCCAGTTGAAAATTGacgaatataacaaacactttactTTAATGTACatacaatttttgttaaaaaatcaatttctttTAGTATTGTGCTATTGATTATTTCttgtataaatattataaaaaaattctactaaaaaaatatatatatatacatatatgctatttatcaataattttagcagcaagaattTGACCACAAAAGaaaagtataactaaaaaaagCAAATGTGCCAAAAAATCTTTTGGGCATACAAACgtacatatattatatacattaaaGACAAAAAACAATGGTTTTTGATATAATTACAATCTTCAGATAcataagcatttttaaaaaataaaaatataagttttcaaaAGGGCATGAATACTAAAGTGACTCAAACTTTTATTTCTAAAAAGAGAATAAATAATTTGCACAGTTTTTCATTTAGAGCTAAACTTAGAGATATAGTTCTAAGCATAGTTAGTTAGTTCTAAAGTGCCTAAGACAtctttgaaaaatgatgaataattACAAACACATTAATTGAATAACTTATGtaacttatgtagctgtatttaaaatattactcTCTTGTTtcacttccattttctattttatacacatctcaaTGGAGAAGGTTAATAATGCTTATCTCCAAGGTATACAAATCTCTTTGGCTTCACAGTCACTGAATgggtgatgagcgtaactatcttccacattattgttttttttttgcaggtgtgCATGTTACGAGGCGTAGGTGGTTTCAGATTCCGTCTGTGTGTGGTCCCAACAGCTGTGGTTCACCCGCATCGCCCTCCTGGTGAAGCTGCGGTCGTTCTCGTTGGCGGAGTCGGAGTCGGAGCCGTTCGGGGACCTGGACCGGCCGGACCTATACTTCCAGTTCTACCCGGAGCTGCACGGGGGCCGGCCGGGCTCCATGGCGCCCTTCGCCTTCCGCCTGCTGCTGGCCGAGCTGCCCCAGTACACGGGCAGGCACCGCGAGGCGCTCTCGCGGCTGCACGCACTGCTCGCGACTACACGCAAGGTCCGTCCCGCCCGCCCGCCCAGTGAAACCCTCTTGACAATATTCCCTGCATactcaattttaaaaaatgtttgcacTCTGCCTATTAATACATTCAATTTTAcccatttaataaattttccctgttaataagtaTAAATTTCTATGTACTTTTGGAAATTTCTCAACAGGAATTTATTGCATTTCAATATTTCTTTAATTgaaagtgtatatttatgtttacttaaatacataCCTAAATTAATGGCTTGTGCTTTTCTTTCATGAAAAGTTTTACTAAAAAATACCAAATTTTCAGCATGTGAACCATAAAATTATGTAATGCAAATATATATTGCATTTATAATCTCTGacttatttaatgtaatttttttgcaacTTATTCCTTCTTTGTACGTTCGCTCCTCCGGAAAGTCTTCCCGAAATCACCCTTGCTGGGCTCACGTTCATATatgttgtgcagagcttcagaagaatccACGTGATTTTAAAACTGATCAAGATACGTGATGAATGCTGTCTGATCACGAAAGGCATTTAAGAATACGTATGTTAATGTTCAAATGGTAGTACTGTTTCAGCATCTCATTTTTTAAGCATATTGAAAAGTGAAAATTGTGATAAAAGGTGTTTGCAGAATAATATTTGGGTATGAAACTCCCagtagatttttttaaaagcacTAAAGAACTCTGTTACCTTAAACTctaccatataatgttatggttgccaTTCAAACGTCATcgttgccccatgcacgacgagaagactgtgcgccggTTCAGAGTCTTGTGCTTGGAGGCGATAcagcactagaagcaccagcaaacaCTTATCATTCAGCATCACTAACACAAGTACACCCTTGACTAGGGAGGCTCTCTAATGGACCTCACCCTCAAAttgaaaatacagtagaaccccgatttaacgaagtgctacggttaccgaaaatgtttactctaaatcgatgtttcgttaaatccgatttaccgattttcaatgacccccgcactcataatcgcgtacctacgtttccatatcgtagacagggtcgacgctgatatcttgtgctgccgtgctagctcagacttcgtcaactttccatcttcaacgtttttgatctcgctcgtacggcccccggttcgtacgtacacctcggtcgtacatacagatttttagaaaacgtgaaaaatgaggcataaaaaaaagtttaaaaatatgtaaagtgtaagaaatacgttaaagtttattaaaatacagtcgcaacctgcagcgtttataacaaaaacgagctacatacacattgcatcacagtaaaaaattaaaaaaaaaaggccgcaaattgatgaaaatttaccgtccatagcgcgccgtacgcggagaaaggtcattgtactcggtcagctgctattacggcgcggcgtagccgccggctgactctctttgttcgctcagctgcgcagcacttataaaaaacgtattccaaaaactaaacaccgcgcacaaagctcttactgagaatattaaagc from Bacillus rossius redtenbacheri isolate Brsri chromosome 1, Brsri_v3, whole genome shotgun sequence includes these protein-coding regions:
- the LOC134527992 gene encoding trafficking protein particle complex subunit 12 isoform X1 encodes the protein MDNQNTNAVDHPSLRNYFSQDTSVSQASTFFDRLPSANGPAMMTSVRESASSHDLFKAANSQSFPIQSSLSTPLTSAMTTVSSTTIMENFRQPLKTDSDCKPEQGADLVPDVSNGLDCKTLVKEEPVVCKIFSQEACKNSDKNFFDLISPASNQQFATSAPPSKPSLDLIIPGLSTSVASSMMTSPDFSSTTGGSFPTSSPLVTPTPPGEMLEPILSDSAFGKSSGAHPSEVDRRRDAWIPCDRTRQALIAVATSSPGSYTPDRELLTMPGVVMEGNMVDTVHEFVNHLLGEAEAAKRQVLTANDVTQDVRGLRELIQAGCYRAAVNLTSQLLTIYGQGVGRSGHPSKHTVHSIQLWFTRIALLVKLRSFSLAESESEPFGDLDRPDLYFQFYPELHGGRPGSMAPFAFRLLLAELPQYTGRHREALSRLHALLATTRKIIKNLASGLCEDGSRIELSPSDRAESKKLWVSREVRVLHSIVNCAIYQKDFSLAVELMELILGSYDWPGLQRRDLHSALGRIYLQLGDLAGAEKNFAVARELRHQQRGSLPSEPDLRDLVDKGLMAVADNNFQEAHEYFQKALEIDPANIMLLNNMGICCPTVSEHHGCVLLPPHSCLTTWACCPTVSEHHGCVLLPPTVA
- the LOC134527992 gene encoding trafficking protein particle complex subunit 12 isoform X2, yielding MDNQNTNAVDHPSLRNYFSQDTSVSQASTFFDRLPSANGPAMMTSVRESASSHDLFKAANSQSFPIQSSLSTPLTSAMTTVSSTTIMENFRQPLKTDSDCKPEQGADLVPDVSNGLDCKTLVKEEPVVCKIFSQEACKNSDKNFFDLISPASNQQFATSAPPSKPSLDLIIPGLSTSVASSMMTSPDFSSTTGGSFPTSSPLVTPTPPGEMLEPILSDSAFGKSSGAHPSEVDRRRDAWIPCDRTRQALIAVATSSPGSYTPDRELLTMPGVVMEGNMVDTVHEFVNHLLGEAEAAKRQVLTANDVTQDVRGLRELIQAGCYRAAVNLTSQLLTIYGQGVGRSGHPSKHTVHSIQLWFTRIALLVKLRSFSLAESESEPFGDLDRPDLYFQFYPELHGGRPGSMAPFAFRLLLAELPQYTGRHREALSRLHALLATTRKIIKNLASGLCEDGSRIELSPSDRAESKKLWVSREVRVLHSIVNCAIYQKDFSLAVELMELILGSYDWPGLQRRDLHSALGRIYLQLGDLAGAEKNFAVARELRHQQRGSLPSEPDLRDLVDKGLMAVADNNFQEAHEYFQKALEIDPANIMLLNNMGVCLLYLGRLKEALALLEGAVNNNPTQGLHENLLLNVCTLYELESSFSNQKKLSLLRQLSQHKGDGMCVSCLKLQM